CTGAAGGTCAGCGAGGTCGCCGACTTCACGGGCACCCACGAACGCACCGTCCGCCGCTGGATCAGGGACGGTCGCCTCGGCGCGGTCGAACATCCCAGCGGGCTGCGCGTGCC
This genomic stretch from Deinococcus sp. YIM 134068 harbors:
- a CDS encoding helix-turn-helix domain-containing protein, which encodes MTLTEQFQTLPKLLKVSEVADFTGTHERTVRRWIRDGRLGAVEHPSGLRVPRRSLWRFLGLDLGLSA